Below is a genomic region from Bordetella pertussis 18323.
GCGAGCCCCGCATCGCCGTCGTCACCGGCGCCGGCCGCGGCATCGGCCTGGCCAGCGCGCGCGCCCTGCTCGCCGCGGGCAACCATGTCGTGACCATCGATCGCGGCGCCATCGATACGCAGGCGCTGTTCGGCGCGCAGCACGACCGCGTCACCGCCGCCAGCGCCGACGTGCAGGACCTGCCCGCCCTGCAGGCGCTGAAGGCGCGCGTCGAGGCCGAGCTGGGTCCGGTGTCCATCCTGGTCAACAACGCCGGCGTCTCGCCCAAGCGTCCCGACGGCCGCTCGTCGGGCATCCTCGAAGTCAGCGAGGAGGAATGGGCGCAGGTACTGGGCATCAACCTGACCTGCGTGATGCGCCTGTGCCAGCTGTTCCTGCCGGCCATGCGCGACCAGGGCTACGGCCGCATCGTCAACGTCGCCTCGCTGGCCGGGCGCGCCCGATCCATCGTGGCGGGCCCCAGCTACATGGCCTCAAAGGCGGGGGTCATCGGCCTGACCCGCGCCATCGCCTCGGAGATGGGCCCCTACGGCATCACCGCCAACTGCGTGGCGCCCGGCCGCATCCTGACCGAAATGGCGCAGCAGGCCGGCCCCGAGGTGAACCAGCGCTACGCGGAGCAGATCCCGGTGCGCCGCCTGGGCACGCCCGAGGAGGTCGGCACCTCGATCGCCTTCCTGTGCGGCCCGGACGCCGGCTTCGTCAACGGCGCCATCATCGACATCAACGGCGGCTTCTACATGCCCTGAGGCATGTTCAAGCCAACACGACACGGACTTCCCTAGGAGGAGCAATGAAAAGCATAAACAAGTACCTGGCCGCCACCCTGGCCAGCCTGGGCCTGGCCGCCGGCGCGGCCGCGACCGATTTCCCGAAGAACGAAGTGCGCCTGGTGGTGAACTACGGCGCGGGCGGCAACACCGACGTGGCCTCGCGCGCCCTGGCCAAGGGCATGGAAAAGCCGCTGGGCAAGCCGGTGATCGTCGAGAACAAGCCCGGCGCGCTGGGCACCATCGGCCCCGGCTATGTCGCCCGCCAGGCTCCCGACGGCTACACGGTCGGCGTGGTCACGTACTCCACGCAGGCCATCATGCCGCACCTGATGAAACTGCCCTACACCATGGACGACTTCGATTTCGTCGCCGGCGTGGGCCGCTACCGCTACGGCATCACGGTACGCGCCGACTCCCCGTACAAGACGCTGCAGGACCTGGTCGAGGCCGCCAAGAAACCCAACGGCATGTTCTTCGGCGCGCCGTCCTCGCCCAACAACCTGGCGCTGCTGGAACTGGGCCGCCTGACCGGCGGCAAGTTCGAGCAGGTGTCGTACAAGTCCGGCAGCGAAACCGTGACCGCGCTGCTGGGCGGGCAGGTCGACGTGATCGTGCAGAACCCCTCCGACGTGCTGCCGCACATCCGCGACGGCAAGCTGCGCATGATCGCCTCGGCCAGTCCGATGCGCTGGCCCGAGCTGCCCGAGGTACCGACCATCCAGGAAAGCGGCTGGCCGGTGCAGATCGACTCCTGGATCGGCCTGGCCACGCCGCGCGGCGCGCCGGCCGACGTGCTGGCCAAGCTGCAGCAGGCGGCCCTGGCGGCGGTGGCCGATCCCGTCACGCGCGATTCGTTCGAGAAACTGGGGGTGGATCCCGCCTCGCTCAAGGGCTCCGAGTACGCCGAGCTGCTGAAGCAGGGCCACGAAGAAATGGGCCGCATGATCCGCGACGCCAATCTGCCGCGCATCAACTGACCGGCCACGGCGCTGGCGCCCGCCGGGCGCCGGCGCTACGATCAAGGCATGTCAATCTGCCCGCGCGCGCGGGCGCAAGGAGATTGCCATGTCACTGATCGTCGCCGCCCGCTTCGACACGTTTCCCGACGTCGAAAACGCCGCCCAGCGGCTGTTCTCCGAGGGCTTCACCAAACAGGACGTCCACGTCTTCTACGTCAACAGCGCCGGCGAGCACAGCCGCTATGCCTACGGCGGAGACCGACGCTCCGATCCCGACTCCGGCAGGGCCGACATGGGCGCCATTCTCGGCGCCGCCCTGTTCGGCCTGGCCTTCGCGATTGCCGGCGGCTTCATCGTCGCCGGCCTGAACGAATCGACCATCGCCATGCTGGCGGCCGCCGGCGTGGGCGCCTATATCGGCTCGCTGTTCGGCGCGCTGTGGGTCACCGGACACCTGGCGCGCAAGCGCGGCGAAGCTGCCCCCGTGGATCACCCCGAAGTGCGGCCGGCCGGCCTGCTGCTGGCGCTGCACACCGACCCCACGCGCGAGACCCTGGCCTGCCAGGTGCTGCGCGCGGCCAACGGCCATGACGTGGAGCACGCCGAAGGCGTGTGGCGCGACAACCGCTGGCAGGACTTCGATCCGCTCAAGCCGCCGCAGCGCGAACCGTAACGCGCGCTCAGAGCGCCGTGGCCAGGGTGTGGCGCAGGTACAGCTCGCGCAGCGCGGCGCACACCGGCCCCGGCCGTCCATCGGCCACCGGCTCGCCGTCGACGGCGATGACCGGCAGCACGAACTGCAGCGCCGAAGTCAGGATGACTTCGCGCGCCTGGCGGCATTCGTCCAGCGTGAACGGGCGCTCGACCATCGCCATGTCGCGCTCGCGCGCCAGCTCCAGCACGGCC
It encodes:
- a CDS encoding membrane protein, whose protein sequence is MSLIVAARFDTFPDVENAAQRLFSEGFTKQDVHVFYVNSAGEHSRYAYGGDRRSDPDSGRADMGAILGAALFGLAFAIAGGFIVAGLNESTIAMLAAAGVGAYIGSLFGALWVTGHLARKRGEAAPVDHPEVRPAGLLLALHTDPTRETLACQVLRAANGHDVEHAEGVWRDNRWQDFDPLKPPQREP
- a CDS encoding SDR family oxidoreductase; translated protein: MSEPRIAVVTGAGRGIGLASARALLAAGNHVVTIDRGAIDTQALFGAQHDRVTAASADVQDLPALQALKARVEAELGPVSILVNNAGVSPKRPDGRSSGILEVSEEEWAQVLGINLTCVMRLCQLFLPAMRDQGYGRIVNVASLAGRARSIVAGPSYMASKAGVIGLTRAIASEMGPYGITANCVAPGRILTEMAQQAGPEVNQRYAEQIPVRRLGTPEEVGTSIAFLCGPDAGFVNGAIIDINGGFYMP
- a CDS encoding tripartite tricarboxylate transporter substrate binding protein, with translation MKSINKYLAATLASLGLAAGAAATDFPKNEVRLVVNYGAGGNTDVASRALAKGMEKPLGKPVIVENKPGALGTIGPGYVARQAPDGYTVGVVTYSTQAIMPHLMKLPYTMDDFDFVAGVGRYRYGITVRADSPYKTLQDLVEAAKKPNGMFFGAPSSPNNLALLELGRLTGGKFEQVSYKSGSETVTALLGGQVDVIVQNPSDVLPHIRDGKLRMIASASPMRWPELPEVPTIQESGWPVQIDSWIGLATPRGAPADVLAKLQQAALAAVADPVTRDSFEKLGVDPASLKGSEYAELLKQGHEEMGRMIRDANLPRIN